The Deinococcus koreensis genome window below encodes:
- a CDS encoding FtsK/SpoIIIE family DNA translocase — translation MAKARAKSAPPVGRFDGEALGLVLFALGIFLAVTLLLEQGESTAGTAGFMGQSRGLLLLWLGWGAYLLPIVPVAYGVLVFLGRDLRNLTRRVLGGAVVVLSVLALQETLQPGESGRLAELAMTPLFRALSYLAALLPLVTLTLGLELMLRYSPFALLKTVFRRVSVLLGGASAGVQGAIEARQEGREAARLRSDARQQLAAQARDLETLRRLYPQAKELKSQQDEIRTAQRGLRALDETGLKHLERDQAAWREVSKTFVNNAARDLREDVTREAPDAGATVETIANEVRAGRHELCAELPSTLASGALERLRRSMVMEVQRLAQRAGRLERERKAAEKALARADTAILAREWAAHKERVGAWRLFSEDFSRWQARAGAYAGWPELSAAFDRAPTEVAGMLAEAITADPDGTLADPGEWRARLAQAQEEARRRAEAMSTRSESVPPTLDIDFTGGLTAGSPPHRAEAPAFPPPPAHALIHGSREPVNLSAPGAPGLNAALWDEADAEPLPTSALSAHAGTSPDPFSGWDDDDLPFGPAQEQSARPPARPLAAVPPRPAEPLLGGGGVQATATRAAASAPWEDSDERGRVEPRPVVGALPLALPGYDLLDPVPLAAVNTAQLDAAARQRAGLIDETLRHFNLQAKVVDYARGPTVTRYEIEPAPGEKISRIASLSNDLARALAVGGVRVEAPVPGKSVIGLEVPNTEREPVTFHQAAAAPGFRNTRAKLPVILGKSIDGELMVGDLAKMPHLLVAGSTGSGKSVCVNTLITSLLFKYLPTELRFLMIDPKMVELTPYDGIPHLVRSVVTNPVDAAGVLLGAVAHMERRYKMMSQVGAKNLEQFNAKMRQTGETELPHLVIIIDELADLMITSPKEVESAIMRLAQMARATGMHLILATQRPSVDILTSLIKVNVPARIAFAVSSSHDSRTILDAMGAERLTGMGDMLFYQPGLIKPLRLQGPYISELESVRISDELRRQVFEDVFVETYGADFDGGIEASGPTTDRSNMDFSDPLLRQAAQICIEEGQGSVSRLQRRLSVGHARAGKLMDMLESMGIVSKHQGSKPRDILITEADLSEYFGR, via the coding sequence ATGGCGAAGGCTCGTGCGAAAAGCGCTCCTCCGGTCGGCCGCTTCGATGGTGAGGCGCTGGGACTGGTTCTGTTCGCGTTGGGCATTTTCCTGGCCGTGACGTTGCTGCTCGAACAGGGGGAATCGACCGCGGGCACGGCCGGCTTCATGGGCCAGAGCCGTGGCCTGCTGCTGCTCTGGCTGGGCTGGGGCGCGTACCTGCTGCCCATCGTGCCGGTGGCCTACGGGGTGCTGGTGTTCCTGGGCCGCGACCTGCGGAACCTGACCCGGCGCGTGCTGGGCGGAGCGGTGGTCGTGCTCTCGGTGCTGGCGCTGCAGGAGACCCTGCAGCCCGGCGAGTCCGGACGGCTGGCCGAGCTGGCGATGACGCCGCTGTTCCGGGCGCTGAGCTACCTGGCCGCGCTGCTGCCGCTGGTGACCCTGACCCTGGGCCTGGAGCTGATGTTGCGGTACTCGCCCTTCGCGCTGCTCAAGACCGTCTTCCGCCGCGTGAGCGTGCTGCTGGGCGGGGCGTCGGCCGGGGTACAGGGCGCCATCGAGGCCCGGCAGGAGGGGCGGGAGGCGGCCCGACTGCGCTCGGACGCCCGCCAGCAGCTGGCCGCGCAGGCCCGCGACCTGGAGACGCTGCGGCGCCTGTACCCGCAGGCCAAGGAGCTGAAATCCCAGCAGGACGAGATCCGCACCGCCCAGCGCGGGCTGCGGGCGCTGGACGAGACCGGGCTCAAGCACCTGGAGAGGGATCAGGCGGCCTGGCGGGAGGTCAGCAAGACCTTCGTGAACAACGCCGCCCGCGACCTGCGCGAGGACGTGACCCGCGAGGCGCCGGACGCCGGGGCCACGGTGGAGACGATCGCGAACGAGGTGCGGGCCGGGCGCCACGAGCTGTGCGCCGAGTTGCCCAGCACCCTGGCGAGCGGGGCGCTGGAACGCCTGCGCCGCTCGATGGTGATGGAAGTGCAGCGGCTGGCCCAGCGGGCGGGGCGCCTGGAACGCGAGCGCAAGGCCGCCGAGAAGGCGCTGGCCAGGGCGGACACGGCCATCCTGGCCCGCGAGTGGGCGGCCCACAAGGAGCGCGTGGGCGCGTGGCGGCTGTTCTCCGAGGACTTCTCGCGCTGGCAGGCACGCGCCGGGGCCTACGCGGGCTGGCCCGAGCTGAGCGCCGCCTTCGACCGCGCCCCGACCGAGGTGGCCGGCATGCTGGCCGAGGCGATCACCGCCGATCCGGACGGCACCCTGGCCGATCCGGGGGAATGGCGCGCGCGGCTGGCCCAGGCGCAGGAGGAGGCGCGGCGCCGCGCCGAGGCCATGAGCACCCGCAGCGAGTCGGTGCCCCCGACCCTGGACATCGATTTCACCGGGGGCCTGACCGCTGGGAGCCCACCGCATCGGGCTGAGGCTCCGGCGTTTCCGCCACCCCCGGCCCATGCGCTTATACATGGCAGCCGGGAACCGGTCAACCTGTCCGCACCGGGGGCTCCAGGGCTGAATGCCGCCCTCTGGGACGAGGCGGACGCCGAGCCCCTGCCGACGTCCGCCCTGAGCGCCCATGCAGGCACGTCGCCCGACCCCTTCAGCGGCTGGGACGACGACGACCTGCCCTTTGGGCCCGCGCAGGAGCAGTCGGCGCGGCCACCCGCCCGGCCCCTGGCCGCAGTGCCTCCCCGCCCGGCCGAGCCGCTGCTGGGCGGGGGCGGCGTGCAGGCCACCGCCACCCGCGCCGCCGCGAGCGCCCCCTGGGAAGACTCGGACGAACGCGGCCGGGTCGAGCCACGCCCGGTGGTGGGCGCCCTGCCTCTGGCGCTGCCGGGCTACGACCTGCTCGATCCGGTGCCGCTGGCCGCGGTGAACACGGCCCAGCTCGACGCCGCCGCCCGGCAGCGCGCCGGTCTGATCGACGAGACCCTGCGGCATTTCAACCTGCAGGCGAAGGTCGTGGACTACGCGCGCGGCCCCACCGTGACCCGCTACGAGATCGAGCCGGCGCCCGGCGAGAAGATCAGCCGCATCGCCAGCCTCAGCAACGACCTCGCCCGCGCCCTGGCGGTGGGCGGCGTGCGGGTGGAGGCGCCGGTACCGGGCAAGAGCGTGATCGGCCTGGAGGTTCCCAACACCGAGCGCGAGCCCGTGACCTTCCATCAGGCGGCGGCGGCGCCGGGCTTCCGGAACACGCGCGCCAAACTGCCGGTCATCCTGGGCAAGAGCATCGACGGCGAGCTGATGGTCGGCGACCTCGCCAAGATGCCGCACCTGCTGGTGGCGGGCTCGACCGGCTCGGGCAAGTCGGTGTGCGTGAATACCCTGATCACCTCACTGCTGTTCAAGTACCTGCCCACCGAACTGCGCTTCCTGATGATCGACCCCAAGATGGTCGAGCTGACCCCCTACGACGGCATCCCGCATCTGGTTCGCAGCGTGGTGACCAATCCGGTGGACGCGGCGGGCGTGCTGCTGGGCGCGGTGGCCCACATGGAGCGGCGCTACAAGATGATGAGCCAGGTGGGCGCCAAGAACCTGGAGCAGTTCAACGCCAAGATGCGCCAGACCGGCGAGACCGAGCTGCCGCACCTGGTCATCATCATCGACGAGCTGGCCGACCTGATGATCACCTCGCCCAAGGAGGTCGAGTCCGCGATCATGCGCCTCGCGCAGATGGCCCGCGCCACCGGGATGCACCTGATCCTGGCGACCCAGCGGCCCTCCGTGGACATCCTGACCAGCCTGATCAAGGTGAACGTGCCGGCCCGCATCGCCTTCGCGGTGAGCTCCAGCCACGACTCGCGCACGATCCTGGACGCCATGGGCGCCGAGCGACTGACCGGCATGGGCGACATGCTGTTCTACCAGCCGGGACTGATCAAACCGCTGAGGCTCCAGGGCCCCTACATCAGCGAGCTGGAGTCGGTGCGGATCAGCGACGAACTGCGCCGGCAGGTGTTCGAGGACGTGTTCGTGGAGACCTACGGCGCGGATTTCGACGGTGGGATTGAGGCCAGCGGCCCGACCACCGACCGCTCGAACATGGATTTCAGCGACCCCCTGCTGCGGCAGGCCGCGCAGATCTGCATCGAGGAAGGGCAGGGCAGCGTCTCCAGACTGCAGCGCCGGCTCTCGGTGGGCCACGCCCGCGCCGGCAAGCTGATGGACATGCTGGAATCCATGGGCATCGTCAGCAAGCACCAGGGCAGCAAGCCCCGCGACATCCTGATCACGGAAGCCGACCTGAGCGAGTATTTCGGGCGCTGA
- the scpB gene encoding SMC-Scp complex subunit ScpB produces MTAPARALIGASLLAAGRPVSARELGTVLGQDEVTVRREIQAFIGQVEAAGLGFLVEEVAGGYRLVVPAGLAAQLSPLLSPPPLPPLSSAALEVLAVVAYRQPITRAEIEAMRGGSAGTVVTLQERELVKVVGRSQAVGQPLLYGTTERFLLEFGLGGLGDLPPLEGEDFAHLLRG; encoded by the coding sequence ATGACGGCGCCTGCCCGGGCGCTGATCGGCGCCTCGCTGCTGGCGGCTGGTCGGCCGGTCAGCGCCCGCGAACTGGGCACGGTGCTGGGCCAGGACGAGGTCACGGTGCGCCGCGAGATCCAGGCGTTCATCGGGCAGGTGGAGGCGGCGGGGCTGGGCTTCCTGGTCGAGGAGGTGGCCGGGGGCTACCGCCTGGTCGTGCCGGCGGGGCTGGCGGCCCAGCTCTCGCCGCTGCTCTCGCCGCCGCCGCTGCCGCCCCTGAGCAGCGCCGCGCTGGAGGTGCTGGCGGTCGTCGCCTACCGGCAGCCGATCACGCGCGCCGAGATCGAGGCCATGCGCGGCGGCAGCGCGGGCACGGTGGTCACCCTGCAGGAACGCGAACTGGTCAAGGTCGTGGGCCGCTCGCAGGCGGTCGGCCAGCCCCTGCTGTACGGCACCACCGAGCGCTTCCTGCTGGAGTTCGGCCTGGGCGGCCTGGGCGACCTGCCCCCCCTGGAGGGGGAAGACTTCGCCCATCTGCTGCGGGGCTAG
- a CDS encoding DUF4388 domain-containing protein, producing MTHSSASLETFDFLELLYLLTDQERTGVLTVYRADGQFQAWLERGLIRQIDFGAEQGVRALMRLMADPRGRFQFDEGVTHPAPRLSAPLDELALELLDALPPPPLTFDGPVRVTSRERLNRLRWSLQDQDVLRQIEAQRPVGELVGDPDARRLLEKLFRIGLIVPRKSRLARLTVTVTRQVQGVALVDEVIFRRWKEDLVRPPQSIAVRTDDGEVYTLPVRSGSNLAALLMIPPELLMRTDLRAGDSVLVRPL from the coding sequence ATGACCCATTCCTCGGCCAGTCTCGAAACCTTCGACTTTCTGGAGTTGCTGTATCTGCTGACCGACCAGGAGCGCACGGGTGTCCTGACCGTGTACCGCGCGGACGGCCAGTTCCAGGCCTGGCTGGAGCGCGGCCTGATCCGGCAGATCGATTTCGGCGCGGAGCAGGGGGTGCGCGCCCTGATGCGCCTGATGGCCGATCCGCGTGGCCGCTTTCAGTTCGACGAGGGAGTGACCCACCCCGCCCCCCGGCTCTCGGCGCCGCTGGACGAGCTGGCGCTGGAACTGCTGGACGCGCTGCCGCCCCCGCCGCTGACCTTCGACGGCCCGGTGCGCGTGACCTCGCGTGAGCGCCTGAACCGCCTGCGCTGGAGCCTGCAGGATCAGGACGTGCTGCGCCAGATCGAGGCCCAGCGGCCGGTCGGTGAGCTGGTCGGCGATCCCGACGCCCGCCGCCTGCTGGAAAAACTGTTCCGGATCGGGCTGATCGTGCCCCGCAAGTCCCGCCTGGCGCGGCTGACCGTCACGGTGACCCGCCAGGTGCAGGGGGTGGCGCTGGTGGACGAAGTGATCTTCAGGCGCTGGAAGGAGGATCTGGTGCGGCCCCCGCAGAGCATCGCGGTGCGAACCGACGACGGCGAGGTCTACACCCTGCCGGTTCGCAGCGGCAGCAATCTGGCCGCCCTGCTGATGATCCCGCCGGAACTGCTGATGCGGACCGACCTGCGAGCCGGCGACAGCGTGCTGGTGCGCCCCCTCTAA
- a CDS encoding fasciclin domain-containing protein — translation MLATPAFAGGGGAPAAPAPAGACKTIAQIVAGDPNFSTLATALNAAGLTQTLQSGQYTVFAPTNAAFAKLPSDTLAAALNDTELLKTILLYHVVPGKVSAAQVKTSTSVNTVQGSGILVTVNGAMVMLDNARVTKADVAACNGVVHVIDTVLMPAMEAAAPATEAAPAAEAPAAEAPAAEAPAAEAPAAEAPAAEAPAAEAPAAEAPAAEAAPAASAPPAADFMAIPALPLSGATTTTTTTDTSTTTTTDTAATTTEAAPAADTATTTTDTTTATTETTTTEAAPAADTAEIASNTLYDVILNDDRFSTLRDLLSDAGLTDVLMSNEYTVFAPTNAAFEAVDPDTLALIASDPETLKKVLLYHVVTGKQTAEQIGAVAQLASAEGGSLDLKLDGTTQTVGGAKVDGAAVEASNGNIFVIDKVLLPPNLVLPAPPAAAEPAAAAPAATAPAATPAATTPAATTTTTTTATVTTTPAAATLVELLQGQPQFSTLVSLITKAGLVDTLLKGDYTVFAPTNDAFAKVPQATLDALNADPAKLKQVLLFHVVSGKVVDDGLKVAQLRSAEGSSIDLQADGTSYKAGVLSGTTLTGGKLANTTPLTAGNSVVYTLDTVLIPPTLK, via the coding sequence ATGCTTGCGACCCCGGCCTTCGCCGGTGGTGGCGGCGCCCCTGCCGCCCCCGCACCCGCCGGAGCCTGCAAGACCATCGCGCAGATCGTCGCCGGTGATCCCAACTTCTCCACCCTGGCCACCGCCCTGAACGCGGCCGGCCTGACCCAGACGCTGCAGAGCGGCCAGTACACGGTGTTCGCGCCGACCAACGCGGCCTTCGCCAAGCTGCCCAGCGACACGCTGGCGGCCGCCCTGAACGACACCGAACTGCTCAAGACCATCCTGCTGTACCACGTGGTTCCCGGCAAGGTCAGCGCCGCCCAGGTCAAGACCTCGACCTCCGTGAACACCGTGCAGGGCTCCGGCATTCTGGTGACCGTCAACGGCGCCATGGTCATGCTGGACAACGCCCGGGTGACCAAGGCCGATGTCGCGGCCTGTAACGGTGTCGTCCACGTGATCGACACGGTGCTGATGCCCGCCATGGAAGCCGCGGCGCCCGCCACCGAGGCTGCGCCCGCTGCCGAGGCCCCCGCGGCCGAAGCGCCGGCCGCTGAAGCTCCTGCTGCAGAAGCGCCCGCTGCCGAAGCCCCGGCTGCTGAGGCCCCTGCTGCAGAAGCGCCGGCGGCCGAGGCCCCCGCCGCCGAAGCCGCTCCGGCGGCCAGTGCGCCCCCCGCCGCCGACTTCATGGCGATCCCGGCCCTGCCCCTGAGCGGCGCCACGACGACCACAACCACCACCGATACCTCCACCACGACCACCACCGACACGGCGGCCACGACCACCGAGGCGGCTCCCGCGGCAGATACGGCCACGACCACCACGGACACGACGACGGCCACGACCGAAACGACGACCACCGAGGCGGCCCCCGCAGCAGACACGGCCGAAATAGCGTCGAACACGCTGTACGACGTCATCCTGAACGACGACCGCTTCTCGACGCTGCGTGACCTGCTGAGCGACGCCGGCCTGACCGACGTGCTGATGAGCAACGAGTACACGGTGTTCGCGCCAACCAACGCCGCCTTCGAGGCGGTCGACCCCGATACGCTGGCCCTGATCGCCAGCGATCCCGAGACCCTCAAGAAGGTGTTGCTGTACCACGTGGTCACGGGCAAGCAGACGGCCGAGCAGATCGGCGCCGTGGCCCAGCTGGCCAGCGCCGAGGGCGGCAGCCTGGATCTCAAGCTCGACGGCACCACCCAGACGGTGGGCGGCGCCAAGGTCGACGGCGCCGCCGTGGAAGCCAGCAACGGCAACATCTTCGTGATCGACAAGGTGCTGCTGCCCCCCAACCTGGTGCTCCCCGCCCCTCCCGCCGCGGCTGAGCCGGCCGCCGCCGCTCCGGCAGCGACCGCTCCGGCTGCGACGCCGGCGGCCACCACCCCCGCGGCCACCACGACCACCACCACGACGGCCACGGTGACCACCACGCCGGCAGCCGCCACCCTGGTCGAGCTGCTGCAGGGCCAGCCGCAGTTCAGCACCCTGGTCAGCCTGATCACCAAGGCCGGTCTGGTCGATACCCTGCTCAAGGGTGACTACACCGTGTTCGCGCCCACCAACGACGCCTTCGCCAAGGTGCCCCAGGCGACCCTGGACGCCCTGAACGCCGATCCGGCCAAGCTCAAGCAGGTGCTGCTGTTCCACGTGGTCAGCGGCAAGGTCGTCGACGACGGCCTGAAAGTGGCCCAGCTCCGCAGCGCCGAGGGCAGCTCCATCGATCTGCAGGCCGACGGCACGAGCTACAAGGCGGGCGTGCTCTCCGGCACCACCCTGACCGGCGGCAAGCTGGCGAACACCACCCCCCTGACCGCAGGCAACAGCGTGGTGTACACCCTGGACACCGTGCTGATCCCCCCGACCCTGAAGTAA
- a CDS encoding metallophosphoesterase family protein — protein MRLAIIADIHGNLDALDAVLGDARSQGAERLIVNGDVVNRGPDSVAALERLLQLPAVSFTLGNHDDLLRLWQARSPALPADWFADPFWGATAWSTAQLERAGLLDVPAAWPMTLSLGEPGLPTVLIAHGTTDDYREGISERTPAERIGQLRQGPDGAEYSVLVGSHIHRPAQARTAGTLVLNTGSVGSPANGDPRAQYLLLTGTPGVWQPDFRAVPYERSAVLARFASSGLLSTGLSAEIFRQEVITARSLYTPYWLWTEEQGLPRTVSTWETFLRSVLPIAREPAR, from the coding sequence ATGCGGCTGGCGATCATTGCGGACATTCACGGCAACCTGGACGCACTGGACGCGGTACTGGGCGACGCGCGCTCGCAGGGCGCCGAACGCCTGATCGTCAACGGCGACGTGGTAAACCGTGGCCCGGACTCCGTGGCAGCTCTGGAACGCCTGCTCCAGCTTCCGGCGGTGTCCTTCACCCTGGGCAACCACGACGACCTGCTGAGGCTCTGGCAGGCCCGCAGCCCGGCCCTTCCCGCCGACTGGTTCGCCGATCCGTTCTGGGGCGCCACCGCCTGGAGCACGGCGCAGCTGGAGAGGGCCGGGCTGCTCGACGTGCCCGCCGCCTGGCCCATGACCCTGAGCCTCGGCGAGCCGGGGCTGCCCACTGTACTGATCGCGCACGGCACGACCGACGACTACCGCGAGGGCATCAGCGAACGTACCCCCGCCGAGCGCATCGGGCAACTGCGCCAGGGGCCGGACGGGGCCGAATACAGCGTGCTGGTCGGCTCGCACATCCACCGACCGGCCCAGGCCCGAACCGCGGGCACGCTGGTGCTGAATACCGGCTCCGTCGGGTCGCCCGCCAACGGCGATCCACGCGCCCAGTACCTGCTGCTCACGGGCACGCCCGGCGTCTGGCAGCCGGACTTCCGCGCCGTCCCCTACGAGCGGTCGGCCGTGCTCGCGCGCTTCGCGTCCAGTGGCCTGCTCTCGACCGGCCTGAGCGCCGAGATCTTCCGTCAGGAGGTCATCACGGCGCGGAGCCTGTACACGCCGTACTGGCTCTGGACGGAGGAACAGGGACTGCCCCGCACGGTCTCCACCTGGGAGACGTTTCTGCGCTCCGTGCTCCCGATCGCCCGCGAACCGGCCCGCTGA
- a CDS encoding L-threonylcarbamoyladenylate synthase: protein MNPPPVPPTPAPEWHAAVSAALDALHRGGVVAYPTETVWGLAAHPAFPEAVQRLRSEKGSAADKPLQVSCDSARQALLLARPDGSLERLSGLWPGPLTVVTPGSALCPPALMPQGKVGLRVPDHPVALELLRRSGGFLVTTSCNRTGEPPALTEQEARATDLADLTLPDGGVPAGGQASTVVLLPGGLILRRGILGEAQIRAALRGTALPPTGERP, encoded by the coding sequence ATGAATCCCCCACCCGTTCCCCCCACCCCCGCTCCCGAGTGGCACGCCGCCGTGTCGGCTGCCCTGGACGCCCTGCACAGGGGCGGCGTCGTCGCCTACCCGACGGAGACCGTCTGGGGGCTGGCCGCGCACCCGGCCTTCCCGGAGGCCGTGCAGCGCCTGCGCAGCGAGAAGGGCAGTGCCGCCGACAAACCCCTGCAGGTCTCCTGCGACAGCGCCCGGCAGGCCCTCCTGCTGGCCCGGCCGGATGGGTCGCTGGAACGGCTGTCCGGGCTGTGGCCCGGCCCGCTGACCGTGGTCACGCCGGGCAGCGCCCTGTGCCCGCCGGCGCTGATGCCACAGGGCAAGGTGGGCCTGCGGGTGCCGGATCATCCGGTGGCGCTGGAGCTGCTGCGCCGCTCCGGCGGCTTCCTGGTCACCACCAGTTGCAACCGGACGGGCGAGCCCCCCGCGCTGACCGAGCAGGAGGCGCGGGCCACCGACCTGGCCGACCTGACCCTGCCCGACGGTGGGGTGCCGGCCGGCGGTCAGGCGAGCACCGTGGTGCTGCTGCCTGGGGGTCTGATCCTGCGCCGGGGCATTCTGGGCGAGGCACAGATCCGGGCCGCCTTGCGGGGCACCGCACTCCCCCCGACCGGAGAGCGGCCATGA
- a CDS encoding Mov34/MPN/PAD-1 family protein, which translates to MTLILPATLADALWAHAAREAPRECVGVLGGRQTGDLAQVTALYPLGNISARPEHEYLADPGHLLRALRAMTADGQTLVALYHSHPRGPSWPSPTDTRLASYPVPYLIADLRRRELRAFRLPACQPVPIELE; encoded by the coding sequence GTGACCCTGATCCTGCCCGCGACCCTCGCCGACGCGCTCTGGGCGCACGCCGCGCGCGAGGCCCCGCGCGAGTGCGTGGGCGTGCTGGGCGGCCGGCAGACCGGAGACCTCGCCCAGGTCACGGCGCTGTATCCGCTGGGCAACATCTCGGCCCGCCCCGAGCACGAGTATCTGGCCGACCCCGGTCACCTCCTGCGGGCCCTGCGGGCCATGACCGCCGACGGCCAGACGCTGGTGGCGCTGTACCACAGCCACCCGCGTGGCCCGTCCTGGCCCAGTCCGACCGACACCCGGCTGGCGAGCTACCCGGTGCCCTACCTGATCGCCGATCTGCGCCGCCGGGAACTGCGCGCCTTCCGCCTGCCGGCCTGTCAGCCGGTGCCGATCGAGCTGGAATGA
- a CDS encoding type II secretion system F family protein, translating to MPVFEYRVRDRSGKVLKSQMEAESVAQVRDTLRAKNLMIVEIKPPKAGLNADIKIPFIGDRPPSLKQVAVFSKQLATLINAGVPLVQSLAILQRQLEHKGFQAIVKAMRTDVESGTPLSESLVKYPKLFNRLYVNLVRAGETSGTLDSVLERIADFQEKELALRGKIKSALTYPVIVLIFAVLITYFLLTTIVPQFASILAQMNAPLPLITRALMAVSNFLQHGTLYIVAIIAIVTFAYRAYYKTPKGRHVIDDIKLRIPIFGNLLKKSAISSFARTFGLLISSGVNIIESLEITKGTANNAIVEETIENAKNVVMVGDQMSSSLATSKVFPPMVVSMVAIGEETGSLDSMLSKVGDFYDREVDEAVEGMTAAIEPIMILFLGGIVGTIVAGMFLPMFSIIGQLSK from the coding sequence ATGCCCGTCTTCGAATACCGTGTGCGCGACCGCTCTGGGAAAGTGCTGAAATCTCAGATGGAGGCGGAGTCGGTCGCCCAGGTGCGCGACACCCTGCGCGCGAAGAACCTCATGATCGTCGAGATCAAGCCGCCGAAGGCGGGCCTGAACGCCGATATCAAGATCCCCTTCATCGGCGACCGGCCGCCCAGCCTCAAACAGGTGGCGGTGTTCAGCAAGCAGCTGGCCACGCTGATCAACGCCGGGGTGCCGCTGGTGCAGTCGCTGGCGATCCTGCAGCGGCAGCTGGAGCACAAAGGCTTCCAGGCCATCGTGAAGGCCATGCGTACCGATGTCGAGAGCGGCACGCCGCTGAGCGAATCGCTGGTGAAGTATCCCAAGCTGTTTAACCGGCTCTACGTGAACCTGGTGCGCGCCGGGGAGACCAGCGGCACCCTGGACTCGGTGCTCGAGCGCATCGCCGACTTCCAGGAAAAGGAACTCGCCCTGCGCGGCAAGATCAAGAGCGCTCTGACCTACCCGGTCATCGTGCTGATCTTCGCCGTGCTGATCACCTACTTCCTGCTCACCACCATCGTGCCGCAGTTCGCCTCGATCCTGGCGCAGATGAACGCGCCGCTGCCGCTGATCACGCGCGCGCTGATGGCCGTGTCAAATTTCCTGCAGCACGGCACCCTCTACATCGTGGCCATCATCGCCATTGTGACGTTTGCCTACCGGGCCTACTACAAGACGCCCAAGGGCCGCCACGTCATCGACGACATCAAGCTGCGCATCCCGATCTTCGGGAACCTGCTGAAAAAGAGCGCCATCAGCTCCTTCGCCCGCACCTTCGGGCTGCTGATCAGTTCCGGCGTGAACATCATCGAGAGCCTGGAGATCACCAAGGGCACCGCCAACAACGCCATCGTGGAAGAGACCATCGAGAACGCCAAGAACGTGGTCATGGTGGGCGACCAGATGAGTTCCAGCCTGGCGACCAGCAAGGTCTTTCCGCCCATGGTGGTCTCCATGGTGGCCATCGGCGAGGAGACCGGCTCGCTGGACTCCATGCTCAGCAAGGTCGGCGACTTCTACGACCGCGAGGTCGATGAGGCCGTCGAGGGCATGACGGCGGCCATCGAGCCCATCATGATCCTGTTCCTGGGCGGCATCGTGGGGACGATCGTGGCCGGGATGTTCCTCCCGATGTTCAGCATCATCGGTCAGCTCAGCAAGTAG